One genomic segment of Penaeus chinensis breed Huanghai No. 1 chromosome 13, ASM1920278v2, whole genome shotgun sequence includes these proteins:
- the LOC125031865 gene encoding glycine-rich protein 23-like, protein MKFSCLIITLLVVVSALFTAGEPVADPFKKLQKRKGGGGGGGYSQVRYMPVMRMPTYGGGGYGGGGKGSKKGGGGFGGSLFGFGKGSKKGGSRGYGGGGGFGKGSKKGGGGGGYSQVRYMPIRVMRMPTYGGGGYGGGGGKGSKKGGGGFGGGLFGLGKGSKKGGSRGYGGGGGFGKGSKGGGGFSKGGGGGYGGGHGGFSSGYGGGHGGFGGGHGGYSSSYGK, encoded by the exons ATGAAGTTT TCTTGCCTGATCATCACCCTCCTGGTGGTGGTCTCGGCGCTGTTCACCGCCGGCGAGCCGGTCGCCGATCCCTTCAAGAAGCTCCAGAAGCGGaagggcggcggtggcggcggaggATACAGCCAAGTCCGCTACATGCCCGTCATGCGGATGCCCACGTACGGTGGAGGAGGATACGGCGGCGGCGGCAAAGGATCCAAGAAGGGCGGTGGCGGATTCGGAGGCAGTTTGTTTGGCTTCGGCAAGGGCTCCAAGAAAGGCGGAAGCCGAGGATACGGAGGCGGCGGCGGTTTTGGCAAAGGCTCCAAGaagggcggcggcggaggaggatacAGCCAAGTCCGCTACATGCCTATTCGCGTCATGCGGATGCCTACGTACGGTGGAGGAGGatacggcggcggcggcggcaaagGATCCAAGAAGGGAGGCGGCGGATTCGGAGGCGGTTTGTTTGGCTTAGGCAAGGGCTCCAAGAAAGGCGGAAGCCGAGGatacggaggcggaggcggattCGGCAAGGGCTCCAAGGGCGGCGGCGGCTtcagcaagggaggaggaggaggctacggCGGCGGACATGGAGGCTTCAGCAGCGGCTACGGCGGCGGACACGGAGGCTTCGGCGGCGGCCATGGCGGCTACAGCAGCAGCTATGGCAAATAG